From Xiphophorus couchianus chromosome 4, X_couchianus-1.0, whole genome shotgun sequence, a single genomic window includes:
- the LOC114142733 gene encoding neuroplastin-like isoform X4, with product MHPIAVMLAVVLLGNLMLPFASAQNEPKINASDQIVLPLDGPVKSVILHCNLTAAHTAHKDSFWMKNGREIPNTRGEERTRSFRISKPRADDSGEYMCVYTFDKAPNANATIEVKAKPYVTGHKRSENKNEGENAMMYCKSVGYPHPTWTWRKVDGTSYKDIDNSTGRFFITNRDNYTEINILNLDITTDPGIYECNATNVIGNTAETTILRVRSHLAPLWPFLGVLAEIIILVVIIVVYEKRKRPDDIIDDDEPVGPAKTNSTNNHKDKNIRQRNTK from the exons AACCAAAGATCAATGCCTCTGATCAGATCGTCCTGCCCCTGGACGGACCTGTCAAATCGGTTATCCTACATTGCAACCTGACTGCTGCCCATACGGCCCACAAGGACAGCTTCTGGATGAAGAATGGACGCGAGATTCCAAACACACGGGGAGAAGAGAGGACTAGATCGTTCAG AATCTCTAAACCTCGAGCAGACGATTCGGGGGAATACATGTGCGTTTACACATTTGATAAAGCACCAAATGCAAACGCAACAATTGAAGTGAAAG CAAAACCCTACGTCACGGGGCACAAgcgaagtgaaaataaaaacgagGGGGAAAATGCCATGATGTACTGCAAGTCTGTCGGCTACCCGCACCCAACTTGGACATGGCGAAAAGTGGACGGAACATCTTACAAG gATATTGACAACTCCACAGGACGCTTCTTCATCACAAACAGAGACAACTACACAGAGATCAACATACTGAACCTAGATATAACCACGGATCCTGGAATATATGAATGCAACGCAACCAATGTGATTGGGAACACTGCGGAGACCACGATACTACGAGTGCGCAGCCATCTTGCGCCGCTTTGGCCTTTTCTGGGAGTGCTTGCAGAAATTATCATCCTCGTCGTCATCATCGTTGTGTATGAGAAACGCAAGAGGCCAGATGACATTATTGATG ACGATGAACCAGTCGGACCAGC GAAAACAAACTCAACAAACAACCACAAGGACAAAAACATACGCCAGAGGAATACAAAATAA